A region of the Falco biarmicus isolate bFalBia1 chromosome 10, bFalBia1.pri, whole genome shotgun sequence genome:
TCCAAGCTCCTCCATTTAATGTCTGCGCTCACAGCCTCCGCCCTGCTGCTTCGCCCAGCACTGGCACCGGGCGTCACCGAGCCCCCCCGATCCAAAGTGCTGGGGGACCTCAGCAGTGGGGAGAGACCCCACACGTACACCTTGGCACCCCAAGGGCTGGCCTGAGCACGGGTGTGACTCATGCTCCTGTCActgccggggctggcggcgTCCTGCCCGTCCCTGCCGGCAGTCCCAGGGCGGTGGCAAGGCGGGAGGGTGGTGTGTGGTGCAGCGGGGTGGCCAGGTCCCCACCGGGCTCCCgtccccaggctggcagagctggggctggcttgGAGGGAGCTGCCTATCCGGCTACGGCACAGGGGACCGGGCTGAGCCGCCACGTCCCTGCCAAGGTGGCAATTACTCCCCTCGCCATCGGGGCACGATGAAAGGCAGGGAGGCCACCGCTCAGCACTGTCACCGCCTCCTGCTCCCCGTTGCCAGCAGGCAGGTGAAGGCAGTGTCCTCCCACACCCTTGTCCCCCTTGGTACTGCTGGCACTGCCATGGTTTCTGAAGCAGGTCCCCCCGAGATGAAGTAGGTGGAATTTTTGGTCCCCAAGACCCCCTCTTTGGCATCCTCCATGCTTGTGTTAATACCTCCATTCCCCATTCTGCAGGCGGTCAGTACAGCTCTACCTTGCGCTCCTCCTTCAGCTCCCGCTCCCAGACCAATGGCTTGGACCCCAAAGCCTCGGTATGTACCGGGGGGGTTGCTTGTCCCCCACTGTGTGCCAGTGCCCATCATTGTggcagctggggatgctggcagAGACTTAACACTGGCTGTAGCTTTGGTTGTGTCACAGGAGACTCTTGGCTCCatccttttctctccccatggcagggatggagggacagGCTTGCGGGCACCCCCTAACCCCACACTTTCCCCCCACAGCTGTATCAGCCGCTGGCCAAGAAGGATTTTGGCACGCTGAAGGGCAGTGGCTGGTCCTCGCGCTCGGCAGTGGACCTCACCCCACACAAGCGAATGGCGACCATCAGCAATGGGGGCCTGGTGAAGGGTCGGGGCTATAGCACCAGCTACGCTATGTCGCAGACCACCAACACCTCGCCACGGCCCAACTCTTTCCATGAGCGCAGCTACCGGCCCCGGCAGAACTTCGACACCCTCTCGCTGCACTCCCTGCGGCTGGCTGACGCGCCGCTCCAGCCCACTGCCATTGCAGATGACCGTTATAGCGTCATCTCAGAGCAGCTGGACCCTGTGGGTCACCGTTCCCTCTACAAAAGCCAAGGCAATGGTGGCTTCACCCGCTCCTACACCTTTGAGAGGCAGATGAGTGCCGGCTCTGCCACCAAGGCCACCCCCGACTGGCTGGACGGCAGTGAGGTGACCCAGAGCCGCACCATCCGGGCGCCTGCCATGCGCACGCTCCAGCGCTTCCAGAGCAACAACCGGTCACGGCTGAGCACCGGCTCCTTCGGCAGCGTCCAGGCAGCCTCGCAGGCAGGCATCGGGAGCTCCTACATGGGGATGGTGGAGCACAGCTCCCGCGCTCCCTCTGTGCGCAGCCTGGCTGAGTCAAGCCACCACCTCCAGGACCAGCGCACCATGGAGATGTACAATGGGCACAGCACGCTGCTCAGCCACCAGTCAGGGGGGTGAGTGCCAGTAGGGCTGGTCCAGCACCGCCTTGTCCCCACCTTAGTTACTTGGCTGGCTGAGGGCAAAACTCTCCATCTCTTGCCTGGCATTACCTTGCTGCAAGGCATGCAGGAGGAGGGGTGAGATGATGGCCGCAACTTGGCCCCGTAGTGATGGACCACAGCATGGGTTGACCTTCAAGTGTGTCCTGCATGTGGCCTTAGCTCCTCTTATGGACACGTCCTGAGGCACAAAGGGTAGGAAGATGCTTGTTTAGCTGAGTCTGGAGTCCCGTGCTCCAAAAgtgtggtggggaaggagatGGGCTGACAGGTCTCTTCCAAGAtgtgagctgtggtggggtgcAGATGTGGGGGACCCTGGTGGAATGCTCTCCTTGGGCTCTTCCTCACCTGCTCATGGCTTCCAGGTTTGATGACATCGACCTGCCCTCCGCAGTGAAATACCTGATAGCCAGCGACCCCAACCTGCAGGTCCTGGGCGCTGCCTACCTCCAGCACAAATGCTACAGCGACGGCAATGCCAAGAAGCAGGTGAGCACCTGAGCCAAAGGAGGAGGGTCTGtccccagcctctctgccaTAGCGGGGCACGCCAAGGAGggtggaggagatggagggagCCTCAGCCCCGAGCTGAATGGGAGAGCGGCTGGGTGCCTCAGTGCCGCTGGGCTCTCCCCTTCCAGGCCCGCAGCCTCCAGGCCATGCCCAAGCTGGTGAAGCTGTTCAACAGCCCCAACCAGGAGGTGCAGCGCCATGCCACGGGCGCCATGCGCAACCTCATCTATGACAACACCGAGAACAAGCTGGCGCTGGTGGAGGAGAATGGCATCTACGAGCTCATGCGGACGCTGCGGGAACCCGATGACGAGCTCCGCAAGAACGTCACAGGTTGGGGATGATGGCAGAGGTGGGCAGGGGTTCTCCTCCCCTGGGGGTGGCACATGGTACCCCCACTCCATAAGTAAAGCTGGGATGACACTTCATGGTCTCATGGctgtcccacagctgctcctggctgcaggtGGTCAGCTTGAGCCCCCTGGGGAGGTGAGCCAGGGTGGATGTGCCCTCTAGCCATGCCTGGGACTGAGGATCCCCATCTACCCCACGCAGGGATCCTGTGGAATCTCTCCTCCAGTGATAACCTGAAGGATCGTCTGGCCCGGGACACTCTGGAGCAGCTCACAGACCTGGTGCTGGTCCCTCTctctgggctggggggctcaggTGTCATCCAGCAGAACCCCTCAGAGGCGGAGATCTTCTACAACTCCACGGGCTTCCTCAGGTACCTTTTGTGGGCTGGATGGTTTTGGGTGAAGGAAGAGATACCATCTGTGCCGTATACATAGGGAGCAAGGTCTCTGGGGCTCATTTCTGGGGTTCCTGTCCCTCGCAGCACTTGTGCATCAAAGGCAAAGCCTGGCCAGACCCATGGGAGAGGTATCAGCCACCCTCCCTGTGGTGGTGCCCAGCGGTGGGAGGGGGGTGGCCATGGGGAAACCCCTTCTCACTGTGACAGCCCCGCGTTCCCCATGCAGGAatctcagctctgccagccagcaGACTCGGCAGAAGATGCGTGAGTGCCACGGGCTGGTGGACTCCATGATCCACTATGTGAACAGCTCCCTGGAAGTGGGCAAGTCAGAGGACAAGGTGAGCCctgggagctgggtgctgggtgcggATGCCCTCAGATGAggtgctgctccttccctcctggcagctgcctgaCCATCATGGTGCAAAGACGCGTCTTGATGTGATGGGGGGaaaaccagcccagctccatCTGGGCTTACTGGGCACAGCGGGGCATCGCTGGTGTCATTGGGGTGACTGGCCACAGAGCCCTGTGGGATTGCACCCCAGGGAACGTGCCAGCTGGAGGTGCCCTGGCAGGCGACAGGAGGACTGACACCATTGTGTCCTATCATCTCCCCCTCATAGAGCGTGGAGAATGCTGTCTGCGTCCTGCGCAACCTCTCCTACCGCCTGTACGACGAAATGCCCCCATCCTCCCTCCAGCGTCTGGAAGGTCACAGGAGGAACAACAGCAGCATGGTGACAGGGGAGCTGGTGGGCTGCTTCAGCCCGCAGAGCAAGAAAGCACGAGAGGTCAGCAGCTGGGAAGTGGTGGGCACAGTGACAGCCATGTCACCTGGGGCGGGGTTGgcactgggaagcagctggcagTGGAGATGACGCTGGGGTGGAGGTGGACGCTAGCCTTGGCTGATGGGTGGGACACGCAGGTGATCTCATTGAAGGGTGAATCAGGTCTGTGGTGTGATCCAGGGTGCCGAACCCCCATTTTGCCACACCACGAAGCATGATGTATCTGGGGTGACCCGCCAGCTCAGGCACACGAGGAAAAGGGGACACCAGCAGtgagggatgctgcagaggGGACATCGCCTGAGTCTAACAGTGACACTCCCATCCCCACAGCACTACCTGAATGCAGACATTGTCACCTTCACGGAGGTCTCCAAGGACCCCAAGGGCATGGAGTGGCTCTGGAACCCCCAGATCGTGGGCATCTACAACCGGCTGCTGCAGCGCTGTGAGCTCAACAAGCACACAACGGAGGCGGCCTCGGGTGCCCTGCAGAACATCACTGCCGGGGACCGCAGGGTGAGGTCAGGGGAGGGGAACGTCCCCTGTGGCTTGCCCCATCTTGTCTGGTTGTCCCCACCACCTGGCCAGTCCCAGCCATGCTCGGGGAGGGGACACGCCTTCCTGTGGGTTGGTACCAGCCTTTCCTGGGTGGGAGACACGGCCATCATGCTACTCACCACCTGGGCATGGGTGACCCTGACCTGGccctgctgggcaggaggaggaggaggcagccggTGTATCCCCGGTGGGAGTCTCCAAGCGGGTGTTTATCTTGGCAGTGGGCGGGCGTGCTGAGCCGGCTGGCCCTGGAGCAGGAGCGCATCCTGAACCCCGTGCTGGACCGCGTTCGCACCGCGGACCACCACCAGCTGCGCTCCCTGACAGGACTCATCCGCAACCTGTCCCGCCATGCCCGCAACAAGGACGAGATGTGTGAGTGTTAGgggagggctgggcagggccggCGCTGTGGGGAGGAGCCCAGCAGATGCCCCTCCATCCTTTTCCTCCTTGGTCTGGCCTCCAGTGGCCTCCTGTCAAGTCTCAGCAGCTTCCTGcctgctgcatccctgctcaCAGCTGAGCGTGCGGTGGCTGGTCCATTCCCAGTGACCAAACACCCTTCCCTCCATGTTGTGCTCTGCCTCTGACCCCGCCATCTCGCCTGGCTTTGTTGTCACCTCCAACTCCTCTCTCAGGTGCCAAGGAGTCTCAGCAGAGACTCCAGAGAGCAAAGGGCTTGAAGTGCTGTCCCACAGGTCCTTGGCTGGACCCTCTGTCCCCTCCTTGCCCCTGGGAGGCTGCAAGGTTCATCCCCAGGCTGCTGCGTGTCTCCTGGGTCAGGCCACCAGCCCTGACGCAGTACCTTTGCCCACCAGCAACCAAGGTGGTCAGCCACTTGATTGAGAAGCTGCCAGGGAGTGTTGGAGACAAGGCACCACCTGCGGATGTCATCGTGAACATCATTGCGGTCCTCAACAACCTGGTGGTGGAGAGCCCCATGGCTGCCCGCGACATTGTCTACTTTGATGGCCTCAGGAAGCTCTTCTACATCAAAAAGAGAAGAGACAGGTGGGAGCTCcctgtctgctctgctgttccagctcagccctggggtccattcctgctcttcccttcctcccctggTCCATTGAGGTGGAAGAGGGTCCCACACAGTCTCCCTTCCCAAGGTTTTGTGTTGCAAGTCCCCAGACCAGCTCAGAGTGGCCTCATGTCTACCTTCCAGCCCTTTGGCACCTTCTCAGGACACTCCCAGGACATGGAGCTGCCCAGACCTGCAGCCACCTTCTTCCCCTCTGGGTGCTTCTTACCTCTCCTGCCAGAAGTGCTTGCCACCCTGCCCACTGTGGTGGGCTCCAGCCTTTAGTTTCCTGCCTCTTCTCACCGGTGCTAAGTCCTCAGCTCCTCTGGGCTCTTCTGGGGTGGTATTCTTGGGCTGGTGGACACCACCCCTGTGTCCAGTGGTACCCAAAGCTCATTGCACCCTGTCTCTGTCCCAGCTCGGACAACGAGAAGTCTTCtagagcagcagccagcctccTGGGCAACATGTGGCAATATACCAAGCTCCACCGGGACTTCAAGATGGTATGTACCACCCTCTGGTGCCTCCTCCAGCTGGTGGGATGCTGGGATGGATCTCAAGGGTGGATCCCAAGGGAGTCAAGGCCAGGGGCTTCACCCCGGAAAGCCATACCACCCCAGTGCTTCCAGGCATACGATGGGCCCCAGCTCCACATCTCCCCACCTTGAAAGAATGGGGATGTCCCCAGAGCATTATCCCTGTGATGGCACCTGCACCAGTGGGGTGGGGACAGCCATGTACCCAGCGTGGGGACAGCATGGCCCTGTCTGTGCTACAGCAGGGCAGGTTTGTATTCATGTTCCCACCGCCCAGTGAGGTGTGGGCAGGGGTGTCCTTGGGCGGGAAGGGTGATGGTGCTGGCATCCGCCCTGTGTGACGGGTGGCCTGTCTCCTTGCAGAAGGGGTACCGGAAGGAGGACTTCCTCGGCCTGTGAGGACAAACCCCGGGAGCTGGATGCCCGGCCCTGACTCTCCCCGCCGGGATGCTCCTCGCTCGGACCCCCGCTCCATAGCGTAGTCCCTGTCGCATCCCTCATGCCTCCCCCCTCTGCTGGGTCCCCCTTCCCCAAGCTGGGGGGCGCTtgtcctccctcctgctgcagcctgaaaCCCAGCCACTGCTTTTGGTTCTGCTGCGGGGCCCCACTGGGACCCTCGTTAGTAGGGGAATGCCCCACGGCACCCAAGGGTCCTCCATCCCTGGGGACCCTTCCCGCTCCCAGGGAGCCAGCTGCAAAGCTCAGCTTGTCTTGTGGCTTGGCAGGGGGGTAGGAGCTGCGGGGCTTGGGGGAGTCTCCTGCAAAGCAATTCTGGGGGGAGCTTCTGGGGGCAGCCGGCCCCAGCTCCCCAAATTGCGGCACACGAGGGTCTGGGAGGGTGCTGGTGCCGCCACGCTGCAGCGGGGTGTGCATGGGTTGCACACGCTCTGGCCTGGCTGGGTGGGGACGGGGCTTCGCGTAGCTCGGGGGGGTTATGGGAGGTCTG
Encoded here:
- the PKP3 gene encoding plakophilin-3 isoform X1, producing MGVWGPPPGPWGGAPGLSRLVTGKSGAHWWGWPGCPWGRLPVVGICRGATSMTTQTPPGHPPPSRPRPHEVAPWVPPPGGPVCPLLPAEAGRAGRLPTARGSRRRSPAQGGLARLGLRAAAMQETNTFLLSALQPEAGVCSLALPSDRQLDSRSREAAEAQRLRSARVQEQVRIRMMLRGQAASRPEAPDHGDGTRGGQYSSTLRSSFSSRSQTNGLDPKASLYQPLAKKDFGTLKGSGWSSRSAVDLTPHKRMATISNGGLVKGRGYSTSYAMSQTTNTSPRPNSFHERSYRPRQNFDTLSLHSLRLADAPLQPTAIADDRYSVISEQLDPVGHRSLYKSQGNGGFTRSYTFERQMSAGSATKATPDWLDGSEVTQSRTIRAPAMRTLQRFQSNNRSRLSTGSFGSVQAASQAGIGSSYMGMVEHSSRAPSVRSLAESSHHLQDQRTMEMYNGHSTLLSHQSGGFDDIDLPSAVKYLIASDPNLQVLGAAYLQHKCYSDGNAKKQARSLQAMPKLVKLFNSPNQEVQRHATGAMRNLIYDNTENKLALVEENGIYELMRTLREPDDELRKNVTGILWNLSSSDNLKDRLARDTLEQLTDLVLVPLSGLGGSGVIQQNPSEAEIFYNSTGFLRNLSSASQQTRQKMRECHGLVDSMIHYVNSSLEVGKSEDKSVENAVCVLRNLSYRLYDEMPPSSLQRLEGHRRNNSSMVTGELVGCFSPQSKKAREHYLNADIVTFTEVSKDPKGMEWLWNPQIVGIYNRLLQRCELNKHTTEAASGALQNITAGDRRWAGVLSRLALEQERILNPVLDRVRTADHHQLRSLTGLIRNLSRHARNKDEMSTKVVSHLIEKLPGSVGDKAPPADVIVNIIAVLNNLVVESPMAARDIVYFDGLRKLFYIKKRRDSSDNEKSSRAAASLLGNMWQYTKLHRDFKMKGYRKEDFLGL
- the PKP3 gene encoding plakophilin-3 isoform X2 — protein: MQNNGKETGWVSSRGGPRHGPTPAALAPPQTASPTLCRGARHPCSTQGCTCLPGRMLQGNGPPGPPNKPEAGVCSLALPSDRQLDSRSREAAEAQRLRSARVQEQVRIRMMLRGQAASRPEAPDHGDGTRGGQYSSTLRSSFSSRSQTNGLDPKASLYQPLAKKDFGTLKGSGWSSRSAVDLTPHKRMATISNGGLVKGRGYSTSYAMSQTTNTSPRPNSFHERSYRPRQNFDTLSLHSLRLADAPLQPTAIADDRYSVISEQLDPVGHRSLYKSQGNGGFTRSYTFERQMSAGSATKATPDWLDGSEVTQSRTIRAPAMRTLQRFQSNNRSRLSTGSFGSVQAASQAGIGSSYMGMVEHSSRAPSVRSLAESSHHLQDQRTMEMYNGHSTLLSHQSGGFDDIDLPSAVKYLIASDPNLQVLGAAYLQHKCYSDGNAKKQARSLQAMPKLVKLFNSPNQEVQRHATGAMRNLIYDNTENKLALVEENGIYELMRTLREPDDELRKNVTGILWNLSSSDNLKDRLARDTLEQLTDLVLVPLSGLGGSGVIQQNPSEAEIFYNSTGFLRNLSSASQQTRQKMRECHGLVDSMIHYVNSSLEVGKSEDKSVENAVCVLRNLSYRLYDEMPPSSLQRLEGHRRNNSSMVTGELVGCFSPQSKKAREHYLNADIVTFTEVSKDPKGMEWLWNPQIVGIYNRLLQRCELNKHTTEAASGALQNITAGDRRWAGVLSRLALEQERILNPVLDRVRTADHHQLRSLTGLIRNLSRHARNKDEMSTKVVSHLIEKLPGSVGDKAPPADVIVNIIAVLNNLVVESPMAARDIVYFDGLRKLFYIKKRRDSSDNEKSSRAAASLLGNMWQYTKLHRDFKMKGYRKEDFLGL